TTTTATACAATGACTCATTCACCTTCTTGACACAAAAATCGTTAGCATTCTTTGAACATTCATCTCTTCACCTGTTTCCTAATAATAGTCAGTCTAGTTGTTACatatctttttatgtttagaaACATATAATAATTGATAATGAAAAGGAAAGTAGTTAAGACTGAATAGCTTTAAATATGAAACACTTCATTCTCTTCTGAGCAAAAATTATATTATGCACTAACTCCTAACCTTGCCTAAGCCACACAGAATacacaaaatgataaatatttcattCTAATTATCTTCGTATAGAAAGCAAATTTCAGTTGCTTACCTGCAAAGACTCAGACGATTCCATCTGATCAAAGGGATAGGGAAGAGAGGTTTTATAATggcaaaggaaggaagagaaaggatgagTAACAAAAAATTACTCTCAATATTTTATGAGATTCCATGGTGATTTCTCTTAGAAAATGCCCTCGAGACGTAAACAGGAAGGTCTACTTTCTAATCTTATGATCTTCAAGTCTTTGAGTCATATTAAATATAGGTTCTTTTGTGTGTTACCTAATTCCTTGAAGTTCTTGTGTTCCTTTCAGGGATAATGGAATGAGCCACAGTTGTTTAACCCTTTTGCTGTCAgagtatatttaaataaagatcaaagtttcattttaaaagatctaCAAGTCTTGGCCAGGTAGGGTgactaatgcctataatcccagcactgtagggaggctgaggcaggaggattgcttgagcctaggagttcgagaccagcctgggtaacatagggagacagggtctctactaaataaataaataaataaagccttgCAGGGGCTGGTgctattaagaaacaaaaaacaaacaaacaaacaaaggaccTACAAGTCTCAATGTAAAAGCAtgctttaaacttttttaaagtttttttttggagattgcATAAAGTCtggaaatggataatttcttggggccaagtattttaaaaagaaatggtagaaactggaaggcagaggttgagggAGGCATCCATAACAATCTCAAAACTTGTCCCTGTGCGCTGAAATTGCAGAAACCAGGAAGCAATGCAACTGAATCAAAAGTTGTTATAAGGCCTTGTTATCAAATACCTAGAAACTCTACACTGTTGCAATGTGGAATACATTATATTTCTTTCCAATAGGGTGCTCTTGCTATGCAGAGGGGTTCACAAATGTGATCTGTACTTTAAAAGTCACTTATCTCTCCCAACAGCCTGATTCAGTAGCTGTTGAGTGGACAGTGGCCTTCTTATTTTTACAGGAGTCCCAGGTGATTTCCTAAGATGTTTAGGAAACACTGATATAGATAGATGACTGAAATAAATGGAAGTTTTACCTAAACAAGAAGGCTCAACTTGAATTAACTAGAGCCGTCTTAAGACCATGTACtacttttatctcatttaaatcaCTCCATAAGCTTTGATGAAAGGAAGACACTTCAGTTTCGCttgttaaaaaacagaaataggacaggcgtggtggctcacgcctgtaatcccagcactttgggaggctgagatgggcggatcactagaggtcaggaggtggagacaaatgtggccaatatggtgaaacctcatcactactaaaaatacaaaaattagccgggtgtggtggtgcatgcctgtaatcgcagctactcaggaggctgaggcaagagaatcacttgaatctgggcactccagcctgggagacacagcaaggctctgtctcaaaaaaaaaaaaaaaaaaaaaaagaaatccagaaataaagttgtGTTAGGAATATtgagaaactgaaaaaaacaaagagaaataatttttaaatggtagtGAAGTAATAGCATAGCTTTAGTAAATTCAAGACATTTGGAAAACAGTCGATAtttcacctttatttatttatttatttatttatttatttacttacttacttacttacttacttacttactttttgagactgagtctcaccctgtggcccaggcttgagggcagcgacgcaatcttggttcactgcaagctccgcctaccgggttcaagcaattcttccatctcagcgtcccgagcagctgggattacaaaaatgcagcaccatgcctggctaatttttgtatttttaatagagatggggtttcaccatgttggccaggctgctcttaaactcctgaccttaagtgatctgcctgcctcagcctcccaaattgctgggattacaggcgtgagcaccgtgCCTGgtcacctttattttaaaattgctagttgctttatttacttatgtttcCGTTTCATTTgctgataaaattaataaaaattattttttaaaaatggtacctgaaaactttaaatgtaattttttctttaaaaatgtttttgcttcTATTAAATTGACATATGGTCACTTTAATTCAAATCatgtagaaaaatacaaaaagagaaactATTCAAGCACTTACCATCTTAATAAACATCTTTCTGGATATTGCTATTTGACATATGAActgtcaaaatacaaaattacaacaaatttagtttaaagatctTAATTGACTTTTATTTGTGATTCCAGAATAGGGCAACATCTCATTCTATAAAATCCAATCAACTGAGCAGAGGAGGTGGCTTTGTTGATGGAAAAGACCTGAggaaagcagaaatagaaaataaaaagcaggggccgggcatggtggctcacgtctgtaatcccagcactttgggaggctgaggcgtgtggatcacgaggtcaggaaatcgagaccatcctggctaacacagtgaaaccccgtctctactaaaaatacaaaaaaactagccgggcgtggtggcgggcacctgtaatcccagctactcgggaggttgaggcaggagaatggcgtgaacccgggaggcagagcttgcagtgagcggagatcgcgccaccgcactccagcctgggcgacagagccagactcccgtctcaaaataaataaataaataaataataaaaagattactTTCCTTGTAAAGGTTAAAGCAGAGGGCACTGCCTTATGCTGTTAAAAGCGGCCTGTCTGGGGATATGGTTATTATCTCTCTCCTGGGTTTTTCAGAGATCAGATACAGATCTTGGTTCGCACTTGGTGGCATCATGGAACATCACCATGAGTAACTCCATTTTGGTTTCATCTGTGGGgctagtgcaggagctcagttCAAACCAGTGGTCttggctggtgcagtggctcacacctataatccccacactttgtaAGGTCGAAGAGGGAGAATTGCTTTGAGCCAGGagttttgagatcagcctggcaacacagggaaagcctgtctctacaaaattaaaaaaaattagccaggttgaGGTGGggcccatgaggttgaggctacagtgagctgtggttgtgctactgcactccaacttgggcaacagagcaagaccctgtttcaaataaataataaacaaaccaatggtctacacattttatttatttttaaatttatttttaaattttttttgtagagacgaggtctcactatgttgcccaggctggcctcaaactcctggccttatgcaatcctcctgcgttgtcctcccaaagtgctgggattacaggaatcagTCACTGCACTGGCctcctataaattttatttaacagtacATAGgtttacataaatgaaatcatactgttccaaaatctgttttttaaaaaacttaatgtAACAGTATATttttcagctgggcgtggtggctcatgcctgtaaccccagcattttgggaggccgaggtgggtggattacctgaggttgggagttcaagaccagcctggccaacatggtgaaaccccgtttctactaaaaatacaaaaattagccaggcatggtggcagacacctgtaatcccagctagttgggaggctgagacaggagaatggcttgaacccaggaggctgtggttgcagtgagctgagatcacaccactgcactccagcctgggcaacaagagcgagactctgtctcaaaaaaaagtatgtttttcagTGATCCTAAAGAAAGATCTACACAAAAACTTCTAATGGCTCTTTGGTATTTCATTCTACCATGCCAAAATTTACTCTGCACTTCagcttcctcagctgtaaaatataaaaacagtactGTAATCCATGTAAAGCACTTacaatagtgcctggcacatactaaacactcaatacatgttagctactattattatacattatgttgttttccaattttttgttacTAAAAGCAATACTGTGATAAACATCTTGtgctaagatttttttctacttgctATTTCAAAAGGGACATTTTccataaattctttaaaaaatgacctacttcagctgggtgcggtggcttatgcctgtaatcccagcactttgggaggctgaggagggagcatcacttgtgcccaggagttcaagaccagcctggacaacatgatgaaaccccatccccacaaaaaatgtaagaattaaccgggcatagtggcacatgcctgtaaatctcagctacttgggaggctgaggtgggaggagcacttgaacatgggaggctcCTTGGAcgagcacttgaacctgggaggcttcATTGAGCCATAATAGTGACACCGCACTCCAGTCTTAAtggcatagtgagaccccttctcaaaaaaataaaaaataaaaattacctaacTCTATTTGACCTAACTCTTTGTAAAACTGTTTTACAGATAGTACCACAAAGCCAGTTTTTATTATCCAAAGATCAGTCAATAACAGATCTATAAAATTATACCTCCAGTTATATAAAACGGTATTTTCAAGAggcctagaaataaatttaggtctttttaaaataaaggagttTATATTGCTCTGACATTGCTTTTCTAGCTTAACAGAAAACTTACTgtgtaatttattaaaatgatttgaTCATTTAAGATGCTCCCAATCCTAAATAATGTTATTATCATATTGGGAGCCAAAAAACTCACAAGATCAATGCCCAGTATTGTGAGACTAACACCCCAGACTCCCTGTCCAACCTCATCTTACCCTGATAATGTTACTGTGCTTGAATTGCCTTTCTAATGCACATCATTCTTTGAGCAtgatttttttggtctgttttaaaaaggcaagaaaataccAGCCTGAGGCATATCTATGACGGCTGGGAAACAAAAGCATCCATTGGTGAAAGATtcaagagacagaggagagactGAGAGCCTGTTCTTTGTGGCTGACCCACTGAATCTGGCATTGTTGCCAGTTGAGGCATAGATAAATCGTAGGTCTAAGCCTCTTTGATACAGGAGGTGCCTCCCAGCAAAATTCCGCAGCCTGATGCTTAATACTGGATGTTATACTCTACCATCCCAAAGAAGCTGCTAAATCCATGATCACCCACTCCACCTCCTGCTCCAAAGCTTATCGTGTCTCACTGCACCCTCATAGAGAATGGAAGTGTGAAGGGTTGATGTGAAAATGGAGTTTTATCAGTAATGATTTAAAGGCCAGGTGAAACAAGGTGAAGAGATGAATGTTTTTTATAGAATCCAAGAAAACAACTGAGTAAGTCATAgatccatttttatttcctttatttttttccagggaGGCCAGAATCTACTAGACCATTTtcgatgtcttttattttttagttccttATTCCCAGcattattataaacaaaataggCCAGACACACTAGtgctttgagaagccaaggccaaggcagcaggatcacttgggGTGGCAGGAtcccttggggccaggagtttgaggttagcctgggcaatgtagcaagaccctatcactatggggaaaaaaaatgcattttttgcctggcacggtgtctcacgcctgtaatcccaacagcactttgggaggccgaggtgggtggatcacctgaggccaggagttcgagaccagcctgaccaacatggtaaaaccccatctctactaaaaatacaaaattagccgagcgtggtggctgatgcctgcaatcccagctacccgggaggctgaggcaggagaatcgcttgaacccgggaggcagaggttgcagtgagtcgagatcgcgccattgcactccagcctgggcaataggagcaaaacccatctcaaaaaaaaaaaaaaaaaaaaaatttcctaaaaaataaaaagataaacctCCTTTCCAAAGTAATAATAATCTACACAGTAAAAGATGACAACACCTCTTTGTGACGCAGCAAATTACATAGTAAGAACCACAAATGTAACCAAACTATGTTGAAAGGATCTCATGTTtcaccaatgactttctttagtTCTCTGGTTTTTAACCCTTTCCCTTTCCCAACATAAAATGTTAGCATGGTAGGATGTACTTCTTTAAATACGGGAAATGTACTTATGAAGAAGATATTATTTAACAACCTGTCATTCAAGAAGAAAGCTGAagtttgtaaaaacaaacaaacaaacaaaacaaaacaaaaaccaaacacataTCCTCTCCAAGTTAAGGACTGTTTATCATAGGTGGTTCTCAAATCTTGGTTTGGGGGAAGTTTtcaaggttttctgtttttgttttgtaagatAAGAGTGAACACACCCTCTGCTTCCTCTCaatccttctcccttctcctaccCAAAGATAACCCTAACAGTATatttctccccccacccccttccttGGATGAATTCATGAGCAACACAAAAAGTCCTTCCTGTTATTATTTGGGGTGGGCCTTCTAATTGCAATGTTCACTGAGAGAACATAGGAAACAAGTGGTCGCtcttttccgagacggagtctcgctttgtcacccaggctggagtgcagtggcgcgatctcggcttcctgcaacctccgcttcctgggttccagcaattctcctgcctcagcctccggaatagctgggattacaggcgcgtgccaccacacccggctactttttgtatttttagtagagacggggtttcaccatgttgaccaggctggtctcgaactcctgacctcgtgatctaccaccctggcctcccccagtgctgggattacaggcgtgagccatcgcgttCAGCCAAACTGAACGTGTGATCTCTCTTAATAGTCCTCAGATGATGGGGGCAGGGTAGGTGGAGAAACGGGGTGACAAGAAAAGCTACCTCTTGCAGACATCTATGAGCTGATTTTGTCAGATCTTTTGCGACAGGATAACATTCCGTAATGGCTAGTCCAAGCAGACTGAAGTAGACAAGCAAGGGCTCATAGAAAACGTGGTTTAAAACTAGAAGCCACGTGATGTAACTTTATTTAGTCGAACTGcgctttcatctttcttttaataACTTAGGGAGAACAACGGGCCCCAGTGGCAAATGCAAGGTCCCCTGCCTCCCAACCCGATTCCTCTGAGAACCTGCTGCCATCTGCCTGGACCTCCTGTAAGATGGCTCCTACGCGACGACCCTACCAGAGAATCAGCTCTACGTGCCACCAACATTGCCACCAACATGTCCACAGATTGCCTGCTTGCCTCAGCCCACTGACACTCGATGCCGGACTGGGCCAGAAGGACGACCCTAGATTTGATGCCTTTTTGTCTCCCTGGACCAGAGactccctcctctttcctcccacgttcatttctttttctttagcccGTGTAAAGCAGCGTGGGAGAGAAAACTAATTTCTTCTCCCTGGGGTACCCCGGAGCATCGCTGCAGCCCCCGGCAGGCGGCGGAGCCGCGCGCCCCGGGCGTGCGGAGAGGCTGCGGGGACGCGCGCCCTCCGCCTCCCGCAGCTGCGCGTCCGCAGCCGGGGCGCCCAGGCCCGCAGCCTCCCGGGCCTCCCCGAGGGCGGGATCCAGCCTGCAGGTCAGGCCGGCGGCCGGGATCCCGCGGGCGGAAGTGAGAAGGGCGGCAGGGGAGGAGGCTGCGGGCTGGGGGCTGGGATTCCCGTCCCGCCTGGCGCCGCCTGAGAGAGCCCGCGCGAGGACGCCCGGCGCGCTCCGCCGGCCCTTTTTTGGCgctgaggaaaaggagaagggcaGAGCCGCCGCCTCGCGGGAGCGGGCCCCGGGAGGAGGGGCCGCTGGAGAGGCCGGGCGAGCGCGGGCGGCCCTCACCTCGCCGCTCCTCCCGGGCCGCCATCCCTCGGCGCCCCGCCCGGAACCGGCGCGCGCGTGGGGGCGGGGAGGCCGGCGCGCAGATCTGGCGGTGAGCGCCGCCGCCCCGGGGCCCCCAGCCATGTCGGCCGAGGAGATGGTGCAGATCCGCCTGGAGGATCGCTGCTACCCGGTGAGCAAGAGGAAGCTCATCGAGCAAAGCGACTACTTCCGCGCCCTCTACCGCTCCGGCATGCGCGAGGCCCTGAGCCAGGAGGCCGGCGGCCCGGAGGTGCAGCAGCTGCGCGGCCTCAGCGCGCCGGGCCTGAGGCTGGTGCTGGACTTCATCAACGCCGGCGGGGCCCGCGAAGGCTGGCTCCTGGGCCCGCGCGGGGAGAAGGGCGGCGGGGTGGACGAGGACGAGGAGATGGATGAGGTGAGCCTGCTGTCCGAGCTGGTGGAGGCGGCCTCCTTCCTGCAGGTCACGtctctgctgcagctgctgctgtccCAGGTGCGGCTCAACAACTGCCTGGAGATGTACCGCCTGGCGCAGGTGTACGGGCTGCCCGACCTGCAGGAGGCCTGCCTGCGCTTCATGGTCGTCCACTTCCACGAGGTGCTGTGCAAGCCCcagttccacctcctggggtctCCTCCCCAAGCTCCAGGGGATGTCAGCCTGaagcagaggctgagggaggcccGGATGACTGGGACTCCTGTCCTCGTGGCCCTCGGGGACTTCCTGGGGGGACCCCTGGCCCCTCACCCCTACCAGGGGGAGCCCCCGTCCATGCTCAGGTACGAGGAGATGACTGAGCGTTGGTTCCCGCTGGCCAACAACCTTCCTCCCGACCTGGTCAATGTCAGGGGCTATGGGTCTGCTATCCTGGACAACTACCTCTTCATAGTGGGCGGGTACAGGATCACTAGCCAGGAGATCTCCGCTGCGCATTCCTACAACCCCAGCACCAACGAATGGCTCCAGGTGGCCTCCATGAACCAGAAGAGGTAAGCAACACGGCAGAGTGCTGCTGccttctcattcattcacttgttcattaGTTCATGGGCCCGGTGTTTACTGAGCCAGTAAATAGGGGAGGGTGTGCTGAGGTGGAAATGACATCTTCAGGAATGTTGTTGGCCTTGGTGCTGGCAAAGTTCCCAGTGAACTAAGAAATTGCTAAGAGGAACTCCCCAGTGAGGTCAAGTAGTGGAGTGGTTTTTTGGCAGGTATTGTGCCTTTAGGTGAATctgctttctttgtctctgttcTTGTGAAAAAAGATGTCGTGGTTTCCTATAAgaatactttaaaagaaaattgctccttaattttaaaaaaaatttttcttagtttttaggATTCGATCCTGATGGTAATGACACACTGCACAGTAACCTGTGACACTGACTTTGggggatttttttctgttgtcagTGACTGTGACAACAGAGAGTCTTTCACACTGTGACACCCATCATGACCAAGAGATAATCACTGGAAATGTATTAACATTTGCAATAGGggttgcttttcttattttttatcttctcttttgcTTCCTTCCCTGGACAGCCATCGTCATGACCCAAAGCTTGAGCCTGGAAGTGTTCAACTATAGaattggaatattttcatttaccCAACCTTCTCCCCCTCCCATCCTGCAAATCCCTCCTGCCTCCAATATGGGTGActtgaagaaaggaagaggaggagcttgAGGAGTGGGatgagaggggagaagggaaaggaaccAGGGAAGGAATATGAAAACAAGAGCAAAGAGCATATACAGGAAGAGATGGTAGGAAATAAAGATGGTAGCGCCCAGGAGGCCTCagagtcattcagaagcagggaAGAGAATCAATGTAActcaagaaagaatgaaaataccCTTTCTTCCCATCCACGTGTTTCCATCTCAATCCTCACAGGATCCTGGTCCTGAAGTGTGGAGCAAGGAATTGGGGAACTCACAGCTAGGCGAAGGAAGTCTTAACAGTAACAGAGAATCCtttatatatctatctatttGACTCGAGGGTCCTCCTTGGCCAGGGATTATTTGGGGAAATAACTGGCTTTATTTCTCCTATAATATGgaattcattttgaaaagtatGCTTTTTTCCCTGATAATACATGGttacagaaaactagaaaatggaaaagaatgaagaagcaAAAAGATGATTATTACCACTCATTCTTCCTAGAGGCAGTAACTGCAGGTTGGCATATTTCCTGCCAGCCcatttttaatgcattatttGCACCATTGAGATGATACCATATTTAAAATTTGGTATCAgaagtgttattttaaaacattctatgCGCTGTAAttgaaacaacaaagaaacattgtGTGGCTATGGGTGGTGGTCTGATTAGGGGTGGGCGGCCCTGAGTTCTCTGTCTCCTCTTGCATGCCTCCAGCTACACATCATTTGACGCTCACCAGGCCATCCTTAGTACCGCAGTTCCTCACAGTTCTTTCTTCCCTTCATACATCCTTGgtagtctttgtcttttttttaggAAGGCCCTTTTCatcccctggaaaaaaaaaaaaagcattcaagtAATGCATGAATGCATGCTTCTTAGAAAACCtgcaaattacataaaaatacagaGTAAGAAGAGGAAATGTCTGCCCTCAGGGTacagaaaaaaaagtgtcagTGTATCGACAGACTTTTGTTACCTGTagatattataaatgtataaacatttatatttgtaaattacATGTATACTTATAGAAATACACTTAACCCTTAAGTAATGTGGGGGCTAGGGACACCGAGCCCTGCACAGTCAAAAATCcccatataacttttgactctcccaaaaacttaactacgaAATAGCTTACTGTTTACCAGGCGCCTTACCAATAATATAATCAATCaaaacattttgtatatgtattatatactttattCTAACAATAAAGTatgctatagaaaagaaaatgttattaagaaactaaggaagagaaaattaagCGGAAGTCGATCATCCTTAATCGCCTTGacactgagtaggctgaggaggtaGAGGAAGTgttggttttgctgtctcaggtggcagaggcagaagaaaatctgaatataagTGGACCCTCGCAGTTCAAACCCGTGTTATTAAAGGGTCAGCTGTATAAGTATGTTGATAGTGGTTAACAATAGGGGAAAAGTGTTTATGTATATTAATGTGCACGGCGGTGTGTCACCTTACACAtttcaaaaattctaaaattgactaGGTTGTAGTGATTATTATGGCACTTGATATTTCCACTTAACCAGAGCTGAGAGTTTTTTCTCTGTCAACAAATGTAGATCTACCTCAcactttttaatggctgtgtgtCATTCCACCCTAAGGATGTACCATAATGTAATTAGCCTTTCCCTTATTTATGAACATTTTGGTCACTTCCATTTGCACTGGATGTTTCAATAAGCATTGCCATATTGAACATCCTGGTAGATGTGCGTGTATCTTGGTAGCCATATGTGAGTTAGTTTCCTATGTCAAAATTCGTGGAATCTCTGGATAGGTAGGGCAAagtgtatgcattttttttttttttttgagactctgttgcccaggctggagtgcagtgatgcgatctcggctcactgcaagctccacctcccaggttacgccattctcctgcctcagtctcctgagtagctgggactacaggtgcccgccaccacgcc
This sequence is a window from Theropithecus gelada isolate Dixy chromosome 11, Tgel_1.0, whole genome shotgun sequence. Protein-coding genes within it:
- the KLHL42 gene encoding kelch-like protein 42 translates to MSAEEMVQIRLEDRCYPVSKRKLIEQSDYFRALYRSGMREALSQEAGGPEVQQLRGLSAPGLRLVLDFINAGGAREGWLLGPRGEKGGGVDEDEEMDEVSLLSELVEAASFLQVTSLLQLLLSQVRLNNCLEMYRLAQVYGLPDLQEACLRFMVVHFHEVLCKPQFHLLGSPPQAPGDVSLKQRLREARMTGTPVLVALGDFLGGPLAPHPYQGEPPSMLRYEEMTERWFPLANNLPPDLVNVRGYGSAILDNYLFIVGGYRITSQEISAAHSYNPSTNEWLQVASMNQKRSNFKLVAVHSKLYAIGGQAVSNVECYNPEQDAWNFVAPLPNPLAEFSACECKGKIYVIGGYTTRDRNMNILQYCPSSDIWTLFETCDVHIRKQQMVSVEETIYIVGGCLHELGPNRRSSQSEDMLTVQSYNTVTRQWLYLKENTSKSGLNLTCALHNDGIYIMSRDVTLSTSLEHRVFLKYNIFSDSWEAFRRFPAFGHNLLVSSLYLPNKAET